Within Sorghum bicolor cultivar BTx623 chromosome 2, Sorghum_bicolor_NCBIv3, whole genome shotgun sequence, the genomic segment AATAGATATAAGCTATGTTCAGATGCGGTGATTCTATCCAAGCTAGCCAGTGAACCAAACATAATCTACACAAGCCAGGCTCCACTAGTACAagcaaaccaaacacacccaccTTGCATTAGTGGAGCCAGGCTTGGATTGGCCTGGTTTACTTTTGCTAGGCAAGCTAGGTGGAGAAgagaaccaaacacacccataatGACCGCCTCTATTAAAGTCTATTAATGGAGGCGGTTACCTTATATGCCCGCCTCCATTAAGGTTTGAATAGAGGCGGGCAGGAGCAACCACCTCCATCAAGTCACGATTAACCGTGAGCGGTTGCCCCCGTCCGCCTCCAATAACAGAAAATGACCGCCTTCAATAAAAAAACTGTAGTAATAAAAAAACTGTAGTAGTGTGAAATCTTCTAGGAGTATGGCTATGGCCTGTACGAGAGCTTTCTGGCACTTTTTCTCCAGCACCGCGCTTTCATCGCTGAAGGCTGAAGACTTGAACTTGACAGCAGCAGGCCAGCATCAGCAGGCAGGACAGGAGCGACCGAGGAGTCAGTAGCTCCCGTCGCGAGATGGAGATGAGCACGATCACCGATCGGATGGCGGAGCAACTGAATTGACACCCTGGCCCTGACGCATAGCTAGCTAGGCTTTTCACACATTCTATATGGGCACCATGATGGAGTATGCAGCCTAGTTATGAGGCCCAAGCACAGTCTAGGAAAAAAACGCTTAGGGCAGTGGGaaagctagagcaaattagagGGGAGCATACTTAGTTTGTGGGTTAGACATCTTGCGTGAGAGGTGcatatatggtgaaattttaGATCTAATCATTGTTTTTATAATTCTTAGGGCTGGGGGTGCATTTGCACCCCCTAATTACAATGTAGCTTCGCCGCCCCTGCTTGGGGGTGGGGCCAGGgcttctcgccggcggtgaggtccaaCGGCCGCCATGGCTCCCTAGATTGGTGGATCCGCCTGTGTCTGCCCTTATCATAcacaaaagaagaaagagagtgATTTGTGCATTGAGCGTCTATTTGGTTAGAGTTCTAGAGAACTTGTCTAACCCAGGTAGCTATATTCAATCACATGCAACCAAAATCGGATGTTTGAGATTATTTCCTAGGTCAGGCAACTTTTTTGGGTGTTATCCAAAACAAGCCTCAGTATCACATCATAAACCCCAATACAATACTCTAGTTAAAACCTAGAGAGGCTTATTACTTATCATTAGCACATTTTGCTCAATACTAATTTGGTTTGCCTAAAAAATATGTATGTTTTGTGAAGTGAGGTAATTTTAGTGATCGGGGCCATCATACCTCAGTAAAATGGTCCGTGCCTTGATCGGGGCCATCTATCAACTCTTGCAGCTAGTATAACCATAATTAATTTTAGTAAGGATAGCCATGATTCGAACAAACTCTTATTGACAAATAGAATTCTCTATTTTAGTTAGGCATAATGACCTCATGTCCTGCCTAAAATTTCTCCATCTAGGCTTATTGTCTTAGAGCTACTGATGATTAAGTCATAAATTCTAACAAGCTTATTTTATAGGGACTTGAAAAACTCGCCTTTTCTAGTGTGGTTGCTTGGTTCAGCAAGGATTTTCATGTCTAGACGGATGAGCCAAATTAGCTCGATCTCTCACATTGGCAAATTGGATTGAGTTCCTCACAAAATTTGCCTATTGGCCACCCATTATGTATCTGCACATATGAACCCTAAATGACACTAAATTTATTCCCTTTCCTCATAGCTGATACCCACTAGCAGTGGCAGCTTCCTCACCACTAGTCTGCCATGCCACCGCTACTCTGCAACTATGATCTATGCACTACCAAAatggtggagttctcctagtgtttttagttagtaataaaacactaccactagtcaaaCACTAGAGAATCCTCACTAGGAGACATTTAGTAGgaaaagtttatactaaattttaaatgctaaaacactaggagaaccccACATTACTAGGAGAAATTGAAAAATCTGGTTGTGATGTACGTGTTATTTTGTTTGTGATTATATGCATTTGTTATCAATGATGAATTGGATGCAGTGGTGAGAGACCATGTTGAGAAGTTTGTTGGCCTCGTTGATGTGCGATGAATGACTAACACAGGATTAAGAGGTTTAAGGCTTTTCTGTTTGAGTTCATATTCATATAAGTTTGATTATGCTAATGGCTAAGTGGTGTGTTATATTAATTCTTCGCAAAAAGTGGATGTGCTGTATTGTTGCAAGCTAGTGCATTTGGCCGTCCCTATGTGGGTTTTAATTTATTAATGATAAGGGtactcccaatgctagaaactatatgtagtttctatacctattaatttctatagacattacgTGTAGAAACTATGGTCCTAATAGATAGTTTCTACAAAATAATtctttatccaatcacattcattctctcaaCATTCTCAACTAATCACATCACTTCATGCCTTGGATTTCGCGTAGACAtgatttctaacttagaccaGGTTTCTATAGTTTTtgttctctctcttcaataactacctttACCACATCATCAAAATGTTTAGGTGACActataattaatgtctatagaaactatgatggtttatgcattgggagtgccctaaagCAATTGAGGGACTAATCTATCTGATGAGAATCATATGGAGCTATTAGTCCCTTTGGAGAACGAATTCATGAACTTCGTGTTCTCTCAAttttgaagaagaagaagcggcAATAAACTCAATGAAAGCTTAATTGTTTTACATTTTTTAATTTGAGTATAGGAATGTAATACccaattttaagaacaaaaccagatatgtaccatatgtgagtcttagaagccaaatctcacatatagctacaaataacgggttatatcaaaagacaatgcataaattatataacgtacataatataaaagagataacctttgatagcaaacagcggatagacaactccaaactccgggtattaacttctctatacaggatccaactgactggttgatcacaagcctaaacttctcatgAGATTtgggaaaatagcaagagtgagtccatgtcgaactccacaagtatagcaactagattgtatagctcccacaatctcatgatcaatgtgacataaattatgtaaagcattaaacaataaacaatgagtatatttaacacacaagaatcatcacccttaatgtagatgtccccaaggccgctcctgaccgtgagctcggctagtatactagttttaacactctgcagaggttgcacatttttacccatgagtcatgatttaccctttcgcccgaggtgatcagcctcttaacccacttccaaggaaggtcggcagggatcactatgaagcctttcaaaagttcgtctaacatgttagggccgcaaggtttcctttgcgcgtagatatagatacctcccttccgaatggcacaatgacgcgcagcctatacacatagggacaggggctcgcactatacccaaaacggttcagcccctccgccctttggggtaacctctaacaagctagaaaaggtcttcatactgagctaaagccactACTGCAGAAAGAATAACCGTGGTGGGCGTTTTTCCTTTTTAGCAGCGGGCAAACGCGTCCGCCATGGCCATAAGGCCACGGTAAATCGTGGCCAATTCCGTGGCCGGCGAACGCGACCGCTACGGTTAATAgattaaccgcagcgggcgACGTAAAGAGCCCGCTACGGTTAATTCTCATTTACCGTAGCGGACACTTTACGTCGCCCGTTACAATTAATAGATTAACTGCAGCGGGCGTTTTATGTTGCCCGCTACGGATATTGATATTAACCGTAGCGGTCGCCTTAtgttgcccgccacggttaagtgtttttttttaaaaaaacacttTTGCAGAACCATTGCTGCATATGTATTTAAACAATTTGCAAATTCCAGAATCTAGATTTTATTTCAGAAacagaagatatatatatatatatatatatatatatatatatatatatatatatatatatatatatatatatatatatatatatatatatatatatatatagacacacatGTGCCTAGCAGTTCAATTCATAAGACACAACATAATATATAAATCTACTTAGTTGTTCTCATCATATCCACATACACATGAAACCCACGAATCCGCTACACATCACAATTCTACTGCGTGGGTGTAATCCGTCGGCCGTAGCATGGTGTCCCATCTCCTAAGCTTCTCGAACTCTGGTCGAATTGCCAATTCACCTTCATTGTCGAAGAATGGTTCGCCTTCGAGCACACATTTCTCTAGGATGAACTTACAGATGTCCGCCTTGATTTGCTTAAAAGCTTggcgttcattcttcatcgtctcTCCACGATTCTTCACTGCTTCTTTGAGCTTCTTCCAGCTGTTGGTGTACTCCTTGCTTTCCCTTAGGTTCTCGTAGGTGTACAAGCCACATGCCTTTGATCCTAAGGGTTGTTTGGCGCACTGCACGATCAATACAAAAGCATTAGAGCACATATATACTAAAAGCATCATTGAACTACCTTTGAAATATACTTACGGGAAATCGCGTCGGATTTTGAGGTGGTGCTTATGCCTCTTCTTGAATTTCTCCGTTCTCCGATCCCAGCATTGCGGATCCTTGAGATATGCACTATAAGCGCTGTACGAAGTGTATTAGTATTAGCGTCAATTTGAATATGATCGATAAccgtaaaggatcaagaagctcGGTGGCTTACTTTTTCAAGCAGTCTTCGAAGGCCTTGTACCCCTTTTTGTTTGCTACCTGTAATGAGTCAAATATGACAGCCCGGCCATCTTGAGGATAGACAAGGAAGGCAACCCAGTGGCCGCCGGCTAGGTCATTTCTACACCATTGAAACAAGTATAGGTTATGTCAACGAGAAGGCATGACCCTAACTTTTGCTCTACATGGATGTTTTTGACTTACCCAAAGTGATAGGCAGCCATAACACAATGTGGCCCATCTaggttgagcttcttcattacTTCAAAGATGTACCTTGACAGtttcttcttctcctctttCATGTTTTGTTCGTACTTCTTTTCCCTCTGCCGCAGGGTCAACTCTGGGTCTGTTATCTGGAAACCCTTGATCACTCTCTCAGCAATATGCATTGGAGAGAGGTATAGAATAGGATGGTGCTTTTTGTTGCTAATAGTGACCGTCAACCTGCACAGACAAGTCATCATGTCCTAAAAATCATATAGTTCTCCAATACAAATGTAGAGATTGGTCTATGAAGGTCGCAATCATCACTTACAGAGAGAATAAAGTGATTTGGACGATGTCAAGGTCTTCTTCCCGCAATAGGTTGTACATGTCCTGGAAGTCCACAGGCAGCTGAATATCGGCACCGGGCAAGTGGAACAACTCCGAGGGAATCTTGACGGTGAAACCTGTCATCCCGGCTTTTGCATCCTTACCAAATTCCAAGAAAAGCTCTCCGAGGGAATCTTGACGGTGAAAGAGTGTCcttttatcaaaaaaaaagaacaaccCGCGAaggtgaaactaatagtgttttTTATCGGCCAAACAAACAACACGTATGTTAAATAATAAACCTAATATTAGCAATCCAAGCAAGAGGGTCATTCAAAATTGTTAATTTATGTCCAATGAAACGACGTCTATTTGAAATATTTAGAGTAGATCTACTAAAGAGCTCAGTTGCGATATGTTGTTTGTGTGTAACCATGATGTATAAGAAGGATAGTGTTTCCTCAAAGGGAGTGTGTCCTAACTACTTACCAAATTCCAGGTATGCCTTGTCAAAATCTTTCCACTGTTGGCCATCGAATGGGTGCCGCAGCATGCCATCATCCTTCTTGCGGTTAGCTGATGCATGCCAGGACATGAGCTtggcatcctctgggttcccgaaTAGTGCACGCAAGTGGTCGATCACAGGCAGGTACCACAACGATAGTGCCGGGCTTTTCCTCCGCGTGTAAccctcttcttcctcatccTGCTGAGACGAGATGCGATAGCTGCGGCACTGCTTTTCTTGgcctccttcttcctcttcgGACCACCCCGCAAGGCCACATCGTCGTCTTCGTCCACACGACATCCAGCATTCCTCTTGTAGCGACTGGCGCCGCAGTGTGGATAGCTCGTCATATTCTCATACTCCTTGCCTCGATACAGGATGCAGTGGTTGGGGCAGGCATCAAACTTTCTAAGTTTCATCGCAACTAGACGAATCAACTTCTTCGCACGGTACGTATTTGCGGGGACCTTGTTACCCGTCGGGTACGTGGTAGCAAGGTAACTTAACAGCTCATTGAAGCTAGTATCAGACCAGCCATGTCGGGCCTTCATCATCAACATGTGGAGGTTGAACCGGAGCACCGTGCACTCCTTGGGACAATCGCCGCCGTCCTTATACAATGGATCAAGTGCAACCTGCTTCATCTCCCTAAAATTTTCCAACCACTTCGGGGAGCCATACACAACGTCGTCTTCATCGATGTGGCTGACTAAACCCTCGATCACCTCGATATCCTCGGGTTCCTGCACGGTAGCTGCCTCGCCATCTACAACACCATCTGCCATCTCCCCGAATATATCATCCACCATGATGTAATCACGAGCACTGTCATTGTTGCCACAAGTTGGCCCTGCAGTCGCTGGAGATGAGATGGGCGCTCTAGGTTCTTGGTTCATGGTCGTCGACGCCGAGCTCAAACCAGATGCATCGCCACTGGGGTCCACTCTTTCACCGTGATGAGTCCAGACTGTGTAACCCTCCATGAAACCAAATCGAATCAAGTGAGACTGCACCGTACCGTCATTCGTGAAGGCTGTCAGATTCTTGCAGCGAGAACATGGACATATGGTTGTCGTCCGCTTTGATCTCTCACGGTGACCTTTCGCCGCGGCAATAAACTTCCTCACTTCAACAAGGTACCGCGGGTCAAGCACCCGATTCATTCCGTACATCCATTCCGACCTATCCATCTCGTGCCTACGATGAAGGTTTCATATGCATCCATTAAGAATTTAGACAAGAAAAACACAACTTTCTCTCTCCTACATgaaactagatctagatctagctaTATATAGACATAGAGGAGGCTCAAAAGTGAGAGAAAGAGGGGAGAGACCTCCTATGTACCTCTTATGATGTCCTACTCCACCAAATCGAAGTTCTAAACCACAATTCAAttatttggtcaaattttaggGCAAAACCACTCCCCCACGATTTGGAAGAGAGGAGGCGCCGTCAGGAAGAAGAAGGTCGGCTGGCTGCTATTTATAGTGCCAAAGGTTAACCGAAGCGGTCAACATAAAGtgcccgctacggttaatgTCAGTTAACCGCAGCGGGCATCTTAAACTGCCCGCTGCAGTAAATGcattaaccgtagcgggcaAGTTACGAAGCCTGCTACCGTTAATAAGATTAACTGAAGCGGGCGTTTTATATtgcccgctacggttaatcTTTTACCGTAGCGGGCGTTTCTGTGGTCGGTGATTCTGGCGTGCGGATCAATAACCGTGGCGGGCGAAAACTGTGCCCGCCACGGAGGTGGAAATGGGTTCGTTGCGGTTAATGAATCTTGTAGTAgtgagccagagccattatagccctcatggttgcactgttgtcccgggtgatcacgtacagacaaatcatcaagttgctaaaaagtcatttttatcatttattacttaacattaatctagtcacaggatcatggtcatagaatataaaatccaaatgctatacttgccttgataaaAGCTTTCCTGTTGCCCTTGCTGATTCTGCTAGTCGAAATTTTAAATTAATTGCTTGCTCACTATTACCAACTCCAgtccttcttgatcaccacataAAACTCGTCGACTAGACAGGATCATACCACACAAGCATCCGAACAAACATGCATAGCAAACataataaatttagaaaaatacaccaatcaataaaaaggtttaaaaaataaataaacggGCAGCGACAATCACGCAGACACGAAAAGCACACTAATCGGAGTTACGGTGAATAAGAAACGACTAGCGAAGATTTACTTCATCATAGAAGCAAAGGCTATAAGCTcagtttattttatttataaaaccaTGTGACGGATATTAATTTAGACATTGTATATCTTAGCTAAAAATAGAGTTAAAGCTACTAGTCATATTTTATTTGCAAGCACATCTCATAATATTTGTTATTTAAACTTGACTTtgaaaaagaaataaatatGTGAGAGCATATATTTGAATTTGATATGTGTGTTTAAACTAAACAAACTTAAAATTTAGAAACACATTTTTATAAAGCAACTAAATACTTGTTTATGAATCACCGACATATAAAACCTATATAGCTTTTTACTATGAATCCGATTGCATAAACGTTAATCAGTTTAGTAATTAATAAATTAACAAAAACATAAACACGTGACTTGAGAAACGTTATTACTAACGTGTAATTTCCGTTGTaatgaatctaacgcaactCGAACGGGACAAAACGGAGTTGAATCTGAGAAGATATGGCCTAAACAAACTAGTGTATTTTCTTTATGTTTCTAGatttatttttctaaagaaaaacgACAATAAAACGTGTCTATGTAATTATGATGTCATCAAGCTTGCAAAGGCAAAACATAACCAGACAGGGAGCAGAGGTAGGTGTGCAACAGCGTGCTCAAATTGGAAAAGATAGAAGATGGTGTTCCTGTACAAAGACTCCTCTAGCTACTATCCTGGTCGTAGAGGACAGAGAGCCAGCAGATAGCGTCAACAGCAGCAGCGTCCGTCTTGCTCCACGGCGAGATCCAAACGAGGCAGCACGGAGCTAGCTAGGGCATAAAGAAGGCGGCGCAGCACCTGGCTTAGATTTATATAGGGAAAGGGTGTGGCACAAACGACGAATCGCCAAGAAAACAGAAGTGCATCGATGGGATTTCATCCCTGCCGAGTCCAGCTCGGTCACGGCACAAGGCAGGGTACAGAGAAGACACCGACGCGCGGGCCGGGCATGGTAGCAGAGAGGGAAACCGGGACCAGACTGTCATCCAAACACAAGAGAAGGACTAGGCTGCGGCGCTGCGCTAGAGCTAGATGCTGGTGCCAAAATGAAGGTCGAGGCCTACTAGCTGCTACTAGCTGGGATCAGACCAATAGGCCGAAAGCAAGAGAAAGGGTTCCGAGAGAATttgttgcctttttttttttcgtgAATTCAGTTTTTCTTAAATCCATTTAAAACACTTTTAGAATCTCTTGAGTTTTGAGTCAACCACTGATTAtaataaatcaaatgcaaaggcatgcatgctcaaacacaTTACTAACTCctatgataatttttaatttgataaaaaaaatattattttccgatattttcatgagcacaaaaataacaaattaaatcattttacaTCTATTTCGAAacgagcaaattttagggtgttataaGAAAAATGCCATATTATATAGGGGATACAAACTCAAAGCCGTAAGTAGTAAGATATAGTTCTCAAAGAACTAACCAAACCGTGAGAGACACATTCATTTGCACGAACACTGAGGAAACAGGGTTATTAATTGCTTTAGTTCTACAAAGTCTAGAAATTTCATAACGTTCTTCATAAGTTCTAGAAATCACTGGTTAGCCCACTTCTAGAAGTTGTCCTTCTTGTCCTTCCTGAACAATAATTCATAGCTTACCTCTTTGATGCTGTTTGTCTTTTTCCGCGACCGTGTTGGGGTTCTTTGCTAGCCTTATTTAGCTCAACTGTTAGCTAATATTTTAGAGGCCATTTGCTAAATGCCCttaaaacattgatttgttgggCAGTATTCCAGCAATATTTAAAGGGTACCAAAATAGATTGAGAAAGGTACCAAAATTTCACATGGAGTTAAGATTACCTAATGACGTTAGCAGAAAAAATTTGGAGGCTCAaaataaaagaaacaaaaaaaatatgccGAGTGTCCATGCAAAACACTAGGCAAAATAGTAACTTTGCCTAGTGCCAGTATAAAACATTAGGCAAACTATTAACTTTGCCTAGTGTCAGCACCAAACACTAGGCAAAATATAATTTTGCCGAGTATCTAaggagacactcggcaaagccttacaGCGGGTTGAGTGGCATGTGCCGTCACGAAAACTTTATCAAGTGCTACACACTAGGCAAACAGCtgatttgccgagtgtcaaggtttgccgagtgtttggCACTAGACAAACTATGGAGCGTATATCTGGTAGTGTCTGTTTTTAAACACTTACTCAGACAAAGGTTTTAATTTCTAGGTGTATAAAAATCTGGTACATTCCAGCGGTTTTGTTGTGCACAAGAAAATACATGTGGAATACAATTACAGGCACAAACACTTGTGCTCCTCAAGATGGCTACTAGAGAAGCCAAGTCCTGTTATATAGAAGGACAAAATATGGCAGCTCTGAATCTTACCAAGGATGGTGAAGTGGGTGAAGATCGAGTGAAAGAGAAGTTTCTTAGCATAAATCAGGTGATTATTTGCACTGTTTTGTTCTCATTTTGTTTTTGGACGGCTGAGAGGGGGCCAGAAGCTGCTTAATCTTGCTTCAACCACATGCAAAAGCACTTGATGTGGTTGGTCAAACAAAATCCTAATGTGAATCAAGTATCTTATTCAATGTATCTAAGCTTTTTGGGCTATACGCCATGGACATGCACACACAGACGTCTGACCTGCTCAGGTGAAGCAAACCGTATTTACTCTAACCAAGCTGCCCCTTTTGCAAGTGTTACTCCACATTTACGGACATACAGGTCCTCTAACCAAGCTTATCCATATTTCAAAACTAGTTCATCTGTACAAGTTCATGGAATTCTCCAGGCCAATGACTTATATTAGACAAAATGACCAATGCAAATCCATCGCCATTTCCTTTTTCAGCTAAACCTTCTCGACGTTTCATCCAGCTAGTATATATAAATTCCCCAGGCTTGTCGATTGTTCTTACCAATGCAGACTAGGTAACCATTACACACAGACAAGTGCGTACAGTGAAATACTAGATTGCCCAAGTTTTGACAACAACAATATGGAGGCATCGAAGAAATTAACGTGGTTCGCGCTCGCGTTCACCGTGGTGGTCGCCGCTGCCGGCGGTGTCGTCTCGGCCCAGAACACGGCGCAGGATTTTGTGAACCTGCACAACTCCCCGCGCGCCGACGTGGGCGTCGGGAGCGTGACCTGGAACACCACGGTGGCGGCGTACGCGCAGAGCTACGCGAACCAGCGCGCCGGCGACTGCCGGCTGGTGCACTCCGGCGGCCCCTACGGGGAGAACCTCTTCTGGGGCTCGGCGGGCTACGCCTGGGCGGCGTCGGACGCCGTGGGATCCTGGGTGGCGGAGAAGCAGTACTACGACCACGCCACCAACACCTGCTCCGCGCCGTCCGGCCAGTCGTGCGGCCACTACACGCAGGTGGTGTGGCGCGCCTCCACGGCCATCGGCTGCGCCCGCGTCGTCTGCAGCAACAACGCCGGCGTCTTCATCGTCTGCAATTATTACCCGCCCGGCAACGTCATTGGACAGAGCCCTTACTAGTACCAAAGCGATATATATAATGTGCGTACGTACATGCAATCCGGTATAACTCACATGCGTTATGCGCCCCGCATATATGCATTTCAAGATTCATGTAGCTGTGAAATTTATTATATATCAATAAATCTCGTGGACATGTGAGACATATTATACATTGCTAGCATTTATATTATTTGTTCTTCGCCTTACTTTTTATTACTAGAAAATAGAATATCCTTGGGTGTTAGCAATTTTCTCGAAGGGCGAAATCCAATTCCCAAGGATAGGGTTGTATGAAACCTCTAAGAAAAATGCATATTCTTGACTGCTAACCAAAACTACCAAGCTGAGTCTAAATTTTTTTGAGTGCTAGTCAGAACCGTCAAAGTAATCACTACCGGAGAGCCGGCCTTTGCCGTGTGTCCGCCCGtttgccgtgagcaacacacggcaaaggtCGAGTTTGCCGTGTGTCTAATCCAAGCACACGGCAAACGCTAGGCACACGGTATATCTGtcctttgccgtgtgttgcacACGGCAAACACCAGACACACGGCGAACTTAAACTtttgccgtgagcaacacacggcaaaaaCAGGGCACACGACAAAAGCTAACCTACGCTAACGCCCACCTCCAGCCGTCAACGTTTGCCGTGTGCGGCCgttaggcacacggcaaagcctaggtttgccgtgtgcttgaggctggcacacggcaaacacaaactttgccgtgtgccacgGGTGCGACACACGGCAAACAATTTATCTTTTTTTCAGTTTTTGTCCTCCAaattttttcttctctacacATTCACCATTTGTAACTCCATACTCAAATTTCATAAAATTTGAAACATGTTTgctatatttttacaattaacattatttatttttatttttccggttacgttcaaatttgaactacgaGTCAGTGAAATAGTTggaaaaaatatcaaaaaaataatattcatgttacCCAACCCTGTTTGAGGACACACATTCGAAACGGAAATGACTTTTGAATGCCGTGGTTAGGAGACACGACGCGGAACGTGTGTCGGTACATTTCGAAAATTCTAATAAATGCTATTTTATTCCGTAAATCCTGAAACTTATACATATGTCATGTTATCATACATAGAGGCCATAAAAAAAGTTTGGAAAGATTTCGAACAAGTTGTCATGTATGATGTATAGAAAGCAGACAATCTTCGAAGAAGTTCCTTAGAGATATGAGTGAAGAAGCATGAGTTGGAGTAGATTTGacttttatatttgaatttgaTTTTAAAACTTTTTCTATAGGCACTGCACCATATAGGTTGTGTCGTGTCCAAGTTTAGAAATTTTTTGGAATTGTTTACTATTTCTTAATTATTTTCAgcattttaattgaaaattttaaattttcaatttttaaaataacctcgga encodes:
- the LOC8084611 gene encoding pathogenesis-related protein PRB1-3 gives rise to the protein MEASKKLTWFALAFTVVVAAAGGVVSAQNTAQDFVNLHNSPRADVGVGSVTWNTTVAAYAQSYANQRAGDCRLVHSGGPYGENLFWGSAGYAWAASDAVGSWVAEKQYYDHATNTCSAPSGQSCGHYTQVVWRASTAIGCARVVCSNNAGVFIVCNYYPPGNVIGQSPY